The genomic stretch CCACCGCCTGGTCGCGGTCGTCAACCGTGAACGAAACATGCCAGTGAGGCGGCTCGTTGGGTGCGGAGTCCGCAATCCACGCAATGGCATCCTCGAATCCGGAGGGTGTGGCTACGTTTGCCTGCCGCGCCCTGATGCCGGGATCGATGGTCGCCTCAAGGTGGTCTCCGTAGCCGGGCCTGCGGATCAGCAGCCCGAAGCCAAGGTCGTCGACCTGCCAGCCGAATGCGCCGCCATAGAACGCCGTCGCCGCGCCGGGGTCTGAGGTGTGGAGGTCGCTGAAGTTCCAGGAACCGGGCATGTTCGCCACCTGCGACCCCGGACGGCGCCGGGCCTGCCAGATGCGGAATTCGGCGCCTTCAGGATCTGTGAGCACTGCCGCTCGGCCTCCCTCCCCCGCGTCAGCCGGAGGTGATTTCATCGTGGCACCAGCGGCGACCAGTCGCTGGGAGGAGGTATCGGCGTCGTCCACGGCGATGTAGGTGTTCCATGCTGCCGTGCTGTTCCCGGTGCCGGCGATCCCGCCCACATCCTGGCCGTTGAGCTTGGCTATCAAGTAGCGGCCCGGCGCGTCAGGCGGCATGGCGTCCTCGAATGTCCAGCCAAACATTCCGCCGTAAAATGCGGCGGCCGCATCGACGTCCGGCTGTTCGGTGTCAATCCAGCATGGCACGCCCTGGGGGTAGGTCCGTTGTGTCTTCTCAGTCCCGTCCATGTCCAAAGCCTAGCGAGGAAGGGTCCGCCCGGGTACCCCTGGGCCACGGCAGCACCGCATCAAGGCAGCATGCGGGCGAACAATGCCGGGTAGTCCCGATCGGCCAGGTCCAGGGTGTTTGCCTCGTCAACGCTGAACCAGGCGATTTCGTCATGTTCATCCGGTGCAGCATTGACCACGTCACCATCCCAGTCATCAATCCGCCACACCTCCACGAAGAGACCACCATCGCGGCGAGTATGAACTGCACTGCCGGCCGGCGGACTGATTGCCACGTTCAGTTCTTCCCTCAGTTCGCGAACAAGTGCCTGCCTGCCACTCTCGCCGGGCTGCCGATGCCCGCCAGGAAGGTCCCAGACATTGGGGTGGGAAGGCTTGGTTGGCGACCGGTGCACGAGCAACACGCGCCCAGCCCGAACCAGCAATCCGCACGAAACCTGGTGCCCCACGGCCTGATCCATGAAACGAGTCTACGGACTTCTGAGCTGCCCGGGCCATGCGGATCCCCCGCCCCGCCTTTCGTATCTGGTCCGTGCAGGAGTGCCGCCACCCCACGATGGTGCAGCTAGCGTGCCAGTTGGCGAAGTTGGTCCTCCGCAACCGGGAACGGCAAGGTGTAGTAGATCTGGGGTGCGGTCATGTCGCCCCAGTCGTCCTTCTTGACACGGACGGCTGTGGGCGACACCTCGGCGATTCGTACGCGCAGCCATCCGCCGTCGTCCTGGCGCAGCTCATGTGGTTCGGCAAGGTAGGCCAAGCCAAGTTCATCAAGGGTCTCTTCGGCGTGCAGCCAGTCCACCGCGCCTGTCCGCCGGCGTCCCAGCAGGTCGATGGCGACAAATCCTTCCCCGTGGGGCACCATCCATCCGACGCGCTCCCCGTCACCGGTTCTGCGATGTTCTATCCAGCCCTCTTCCATCCATCCACTCTATAGATCCCGCGCCCCTGTTGCCGGGCATGTCACTGGGGCGTCCCGGCTCGCGGGATACCCCTGTCCTGCCACCGCCAGGCCGGTGGAGCACCATCGACACAACGTCGGGCAATCGCCTTGGACTGTCGGCCGCCATCGGAGCGGTTGTAGAGTCAAATCAATCGAGAAGACAGGGGAACCCATGAGGCTGCATCACGTGCAAGTTTCAATGCCCAAAGACGGCGAAGACCAAGCCCGGATGTTCTACGGGCAGGCCCTGGGGCTGACAGAGGTTGAAAAGCCGCCATCGCTGGCTGGCCGCGGCGGCTGTTGGTTCCGGGCGTTTGAGGGTTCCTCCGTCGTGGCGGAAATCCACTTGGGCGTCGAGTCTGTGTTCATGCCGGCCCAAAAAGCCCACCCCGGCCTTGTGGTTGCCTCCACGGCCGAGTTGGAGGAACTGGCGGACAACATTCAGTCGGCTGGCCTGGAGCTTTCATGGGAAGAGCGGTACACCTTTGAGGGCTACGAGCGGTTCCATTGCCGGGATCCCTTCGGCAACCGGGTTGAAATTCTCACCGCACTGAGCGACTGACGCCCGGAAAAGCCGCCCGCCACCTCCAGCACGCCCGCATATTCAATCACTGAACACAGACCAACAGATGTCATTGCGGCGTGCCTGGTCTTCGAGTATGAGGTCATAAAGGCCGCCGGGAAGCTGCCTGCGCTGCCAGTCACGCTCGGCGCGGCCCGCCTCTTTGGCCCGCACGCTGGGTGCCGCGGCCTGAACGGCCTTGATGGCGTAGGCGGCAGCGCCGAGGTCGTGCTCCGGCACATGGGCGACGCAGGCTGCCTGGCCGGCCGCATAGGCGGCAAACCGTGCGGCGCCCCGCAGCGGGCGCGCTGCCCCCATGGCGTGCCCGCCCAACGCTCGGGTCGCCATCATCTTGGCCTGGCCGAGGGCCCAGGCACGCGCGGCCCCGATTGCCTCGCGGGGACGGGTGTCGCCGCCGCAGGCCTCCTCAAAGAAGTGCAGGACGTGTTCAGCACAGTCGGCCGCCCACAGCGCGAGAAGCCAGTGGTCGCCATCGCCCAGAGTCCCGCCACGGCGGATGCCCACGAGCCGCGGGTCTCGAACATCAGGGAGAATCATGCGGCCACTTTACGCCGCCACGGCGCCTGAAAGGGGAACCCTGCGTGTTGATGACGGCCGGGGCGCCTGTTCATTTGCCGTTGGCCTGCCCCTCATGCAGCACGGAACCAACGTTTGCAAACCACCGCTACCGTGTTGGGCTGAATCCAAACGGGAAAGGTTGTCAATGAACCAGGTGTCACGCAGGAGCGTTGTTCGAGGAATTGCCGGAGCTGCGGCGTTGGGGGCGTTGTCGGCAGCAGGAGCCGGCTCCGCCGCCGCGGCAGCCCCCGACAGGAACCCGTTGAAGGTGCTGGTCCTCAACGCCTGGCACGGCGGCAAACAGGTCCCGGGCGGCGTTGGCATGGTTGCGGACATCATCAGGGAATCGGGGGCCACGCTGGCCTTCATCCCGGAAGCCAACGAGACAACACCTGACATAGTGGCCAGGCTCAACGCCTCGGGGCTGAACTACCAGTACAAGATCACCGGCGACAATGCGATCATCTCCGCCCACCCCATCAGCGAAGCAACCGCCATGCCGTACATGACCAAGGCCGTCGTGACCGTCGGTTCCGTCGAGGTTGCCGCCTACGCAGCCCACCTGCAGTACCAGTGGTACGCCACTTATCTGCCGCGCGGCTACGGCGCAGGCGTGCCCAACGGCGAGTTTTCCGAGTTCGGCTGGAACAAGATGCCCGGCGGCCCGGTGACGG from Arthrobacter stackebrandtii encodes the following:
- a CDS encoding VOC family protein, whose product is MDGTEKTQRTYPQGVPCWIDTEQPDVDAAAAFYGGMFGWTFEDAMPPDAPGRYLIAKLNGQDVGGIAGTGNSTAAWNTYIAVDDADTSSQRLVAAGATMKSPPADAGEGGRAAVLTDPEGAEFRIWQARRRPGSQVANMPGSWNFSDLHTSDPGAATAFYGGAFGWQVDDLGFGLLIRRPGYGDHLEATIDPGIRARQANVATPSGFEDAIAWIADSAPNEPPHWHVSFTVDDRDQAVDAAGRLGASIMGQSDSLWTRTALIRDPQGAQFTASQFTPPSG
- a CDS encoding NUDIX domain-containing protein; translation: MDQAVGHQVSCGLLVRAGRVLLVHRSPTKPSHPNVWDLPGGHRQPGESGRQALVRELREELNVAISPPAGSAVHTRRDGGLFVEVWRIDDWDGDVVNAAPDEHDEIAWFSVDEANTLDLADRDYPALFARMLP
- a CDS encoding VOC family protein — protein: MQVSMPKDGEDQARMFYGQALGLTEVEKPPSLAGRGGCWFRAFEGSSVVAEIHLGVESVFMPAQKAHPGLVVASTAELEELADNIQSAGLELSWEERYTFEGYERFHCRDPFGNRVEILTALSD
- a CDS encoding putative immunity protein, whose amino-acid sequence is MILPDVRDPRLVGIRRGGTLGDGDHWLLALWAADCAEHVLHFFEEACGGDTRPREAIGAARAWALGQAKMMATRALGGHAMGAARPLRGAARFAAYAAGQAACVAHVPEHDLGAAAYAIKAVQAAAPSVRAKEAGRAERDWQRRQLPGGLYDLILEDQARRNDICWSVFSD